From the Candidatus Krumholzibacteriota bacterium genome, one window contains:
- a CDS encoding L-threonylcarbamoyladenylate synthase gives MEKTLRGYFEYVGINVISELLAEGDIAVLPTDTIYGFHCLAVNRSSVEKVLSLKGNRKSGGFVLLFSNIRMADGWVSSWRNSSRGMLSSIWPAPLTAVLPASKFVDPLLTHRKKVAIRIPAKKQLRDIIDILGYPLVSTSVNKTGCKPLTRISEIITVFPGLGAYISRKGRTPVRPSTIVEFGIPTPKVLRHGAYNWSNG, from the coding sequence ATGGAGAAAACCCTAAGAGGATATTTTGAATATGTCGGTATAAACGTGATTTCTGAGCTTCTCGCTGAAGGTGATATTGCGGTACTTCCGACAGATACAATCTACGGGTTTCATTGTCTGGCGGTCAATCGATCGTCAGTAGAGAAGGTTCTTTCTCTTAAGGGAAACAGGAAAAGCGGAGGGTTTGTTCTCCTCTTTTCAAATATTAGGATGGCTGACGGCTGGGTTTCATCCTGGAGGAATTCTTCGCGCGGAATGCTCTCTTCGATTTGGCCCGCGCCGTTGACCGCTGTGCTTCCCGCCTCTAAGTTTGTCGATCCTTTGTTAACACACAGAAAAAAAGTAGCTATAAGGATTCCGGCAAAGAAGCAGCTGAGAGATATAATAGATATACTCGGGTATCCTCTTGTGTCTACCAGTGTTAACAAAACCGGCTGTAAACCTCTTACAAGGATATCTGAGATAATTACAGTTTTTCCCGGACTGGGGGCTTATATTTCCAGGAAAGGGAGAACTCCCGTTCGGCCTTCAACTATTGTTGAATTTGGGATTCCTACCCCGAAAGTATTGAGGCACGGAGCTTATAATTGGTCTAATGGTTGA
- the purE gene encoding 5-(carboxyamino)imidazole ribonucleotide mutase has product MNGSIDVAVIMGSESDRKVMESCLEQLEKLGLESELVVSSAHRNPDKTRMYIENAVERGARVFIAGAGMAAALPGFTASVTVQPVIGVPIPSGLPDGMDALLSMVQMPPGIPVATVAIGKAGAKNAAVLAAQIIAVEDESLRKKIRKMREEWRKP; this is encoded by the coding sequence ATGAACGGCAGTATTGATGTTGCTGTGATAATGGGCAGTGAGTCCGACAGGAAAGTAATGGAATCTTGCCTCGAGCAGCTTGAAAAGTTGGGCCTGGAATCTGAACTTGTTGTTTCTTCCGCCCACAGGAACCCTGATAAAACCAGGATGTACATTGAAAATGCTGTTGAGCGTGGAGCCAGGGTGTTCATTGCCGGAGCGGGAATGGCGGCCGCCCTGCCGGGATTTACGGCTTCTGTTACAGTGCAGCCTGTAATTGGTGTTCCTATCCCGAGCGGTTTACCCGACGGAATGGATGCACTGCTTTCGATGGTGCAAATGCCTCCGGGTATTCCGGTTGCCACAGTTGCCATTGGAAAGGCCGGAGCGAAGAACGCCGCGGTTCTGGCAGCTCAGATAATTGCTGTTGAGGACGAAAGTTTAAGAAAGAAAATAAGAAAGATGCGGGAAGAATGGAGAAAACCCTAA
- the purD gene encoding phosphoribosylamine--glycine ligase: MKVLVIGSGGREHTLAWKISKSREVERIYTAPGNAGVEGVSESVPVEANDIEGLLKFALDKGIDLTVVGPEAPLVDGIADRFISEGLRIFGFTGSGARLEGSKVWAKAFMEKYGIPTGGFSVFDDPSAALEYIENSSPPYVLKADGLAAGKGVIICQDDKEAGVAVNKIMKKKDFGEAGSRIVIEEYLEGQEISIMAVFDGKDYRLFVPSQDHKRAYDGDEGPNTGGMGAYAPVPVYTEQLRERTIKEVIEPTFSGMTKEGIKGAGILYFGLICTSNGPKVLEYNCRFGDPETQVVLPLYDGDLFEVLFEATNGNLSSVDFRNSSDAAVCVVLASGGYPVSYRKGYEIKGIDRALEEGCFVFHAGTKKENGKIVTSGGRVLGVTAVSKTLEESIRKAYRGVDLISFNDSFSRRDIALKGV; this comes from the coding sequence ATGAAGGTCCTGGTAATAGGCTCGGGGGGGCGGGAGCATACACTCGCGTGGAAAATTTCCAAATCCCGGGAAGTTGAGAGAATATATACAGCGCCGGGAAATGCCGGAGTTGAAGGAGTTTCTGAATCTGTTCCCGTTGAGGCAAATGATATTGAGGGACTCTTGAAATTTGCCTTAGATAAAGGGATAGACTTGACAGTCGTAGGTCCCGAAGCCCCGCTTGTAGATGGTATCGCGGACAGATTTATCTCTGAGGGGTTGAGAATATTCGGGTTTACCGGATCAGGGGCTCGTTTAGAGGGAAGCAAAGTGTGGGCTAAGGCGTTTATGGAAAAATATGGGATTCCAACCGGTGGTTTTTCTGTTTTTGATGATCCTTCCGCTGCGCTTGAATATATTGAAAATAGCAGTCCACCCTATGTGTTGAAGGCGGATGGTTTGGCGGCGGGCAAAGGTGTAATTATTTGTCAAGATGATAAAGAAGCCGGGGTTGCTGTTAACAAGATAATGAAAAAAAAGGATTTTGGCGAAGCGGGCAGCAGAATAGTAATTGAGGAATATCTCGAAGGTCAGGAAATCTCGATAATGGCCGTTTTTGACGGTAAGGATTATCGTCTGTTTGTACCTTCACAAGATCACAAGAGAGCCTATGATGGAGATGAAGGTCCAAATACGGGCGGTATGGGGGCCTATGCTCCCGTCCCTGTTTATACGGAACAGCTCAGGGAAAGAACGATAAAAGAAGTAATCGAACCGACATTCAGTGGAATGACCAAAGAAGGCATCAAGGGCGCGGGAATACTTTATTTTGGGCTTATCTGTACCAGTAACGGCCCGAAGGTTCTCGAGTATAATTGCAGGTTTGGGGATCCGGAAACACAGGTTGTTTTACCCCTTTATGACGGCGATCTTTTTGAGGTTCTTTTTGAGGCAACAAACGGAAATCTCAGCTCTGTTGATTTTAGAAACAGTTCTGACGCGGCTGTGTGTGTTGTTCTTGCTTCAGGGGGATATCCAGTGTCGTACAGGAAGGGCTATGAAATAAAGGGAATTGACAGAGCTCTGGAGGAGGGATGTTTTGTCTTTCATGCGGGAACAAAAAAAGAGAATGGTAAAATTGTAACTTCGGGAGGCAGAGTCTTGGGAGTAACCGCCGTTTCAAAGACACTTGAAGAATCCATAAGAAAGGCCTACCGGGGAGTGGATTTGATAAGTTTTAATGATTCATTTTCAAGAAGAGATATAGCTTTAAAGGGTGTTTGA
- the arcC gene encoding carbamate kinase, with amino-acid sequence MKTDIDVIALGGNAILPAEGEGTIEQQREVTRRTMKQICSLIKSGRKIIITHGNGPIVGNIIERGEAVKDHIPPMPIDVCGADSQGGIGYMVQQILGSELRSEGINKEVVSLISQVRVAEDDDAFDKPTKPIGPFYTKEEKEVIEREKDWIMKEDAGGRGFRRVVPSPTPLEIIETPVISKLLSLDVIIIAVGGGGIPVVRRENGFEGVEAVIDKDRAASVLSEDVKADRLIILTNVDYVYVNYGKSNQEALERISLSDLTKLYRNYEFPAGSMGPKVRAAIDFLESGGDEAIISHASHLLEACEGKSGTHIYHD; translated from the coding sequence TTGAAAACAGATATTGACGTAATAGCACTTGGCGGAAATGCTATTTTACCCGCTGAAGGAGAGGGTACGATAGAACAGCAGAGAGAAGTGACGAGGAGAACGATGAAGCAGATATGCTCTCTCATAAAATCCGGCAGGAAGATTATCATCACACATGGCAACGGACCTATCGTTGGTAATATTATTGAGCGGGGAGAAGCGGTAAAAGACCATATACCTCCGATGCCTATAGACGTTTGCGGCGCTGATTCGCAAGGCGGGATTGGATATATGGTCCAGCAAATACTTGGGAGTGAACTCAGAAGTGAAGGGATTAATAAAGAGGTTGTTTCTCTTATTTCGCAGGTAAGGGTGGCGGAAGATGATGACGCCTTCGATAAACCGACTAAACCTATCGGGCCATTTTATACAAAAGAAGAAAAGGAAGTTATCGAAAGAGAGAAAGACTGGATAATGAAGGAAGATGCCGGTGGGCGCGGATTCAGACGTGTTGTGCCGAGCCCAACACCTCTTGAAATTATTGAAACACCGGTCATTTCGAAACTCCTGAGCCTTGATGTAATTATAATTGCCGTCGGAGGGGGCGGGATTCCGGTGGTTAGAAGGGAAAATGGCTTTGAAGGCGTCGAAGCTGTTATCGACAAGGATAGAGCCGCCTCTGTTCTTTCCGAGGATGTTAAGGCTGACAGGCTTATTATACTTACTAATGTTGATTATGTGTATGTAAATTACGGGAAAAGCAACCAGGAAGCACTTGAGAGAATTTCACTATCGGATTTAACAAAGCTCTACAGGAATTATGAATTCCCCGCTGGAAGCATGGGGCCTAAGGTAAGGGCTGCCATAGATTTTTTGGAATCCGGCGGTGATGAAGCTATTATCTCCCATGCTTCTCATCTGCTTGAAGCCTGCGAGGGCAAATCCGGCACTCATATTTACCATGATTGA